Proteins encoded by one window of Centroberyx gerrardi isolate f3 chromosome 21, fCenGer3.hap1.cur.20231027, whole genome shotgun sequence:
- the mrpl39 gene encoding large ribosomal subunit protein mL39, which translates to MACRTVCQVIQRRLASTAAAVRPPAAEVHSQRNAVFSREQARQRALYPRVEKIEVAMQGPGLDGTLLVMNRGMSTPLSCARHLTEYHVSTSALALVDGELWPLHQPLTHSCSLSLLTFKDADPSLVNQAYWRSCAALLGQVLETAFKDDFVVELLSTPEVPVTSGAFCCDVVLDAQLDSWTPSEESLRSLTRRAQQLIHQDLAWEPLEVAPPVALEVFSHSRCKQEEVEQKAAQSPKGTVMLHRCGDHVLLSGGPLVARTGLCSQYEVTALHSLGQGPWGLHRRAQGLSLPLQLQAHHTVWRKLRQRAEKPVEVPRADEATPPSPADSAPPPAAQ; encoded by the exons atGGCGTGCAGGACCGTGTGTCAAGTTATCCAGCGCC gcttGGCATCTACCGCAGCAGCCGTGCGTCCACCGGCCGCCGAGGTCCACAGCCAGCGCAACGCAGTCTTCTCCAGAGAGCAGGCCAGGCAGCGCGCTCTGTACCCCCGCGTCGAGAAGATCGAGGTGGCCATGCAAGGCCCGGGGCTGGACGGCACGCTGCTGGTCATGAACAGAGGAATGTCCACCCCGCTCAGCTGTGCCAGAC acCTGACAGAGTACCATGTGAGCACCTCGGCCCTGGCCCTGGTGGACGGGGAGCTGTGGCCCCTCCACCAGCCCCTCACCCactcctgctccctctccctgctcacCTTCAAAGACGCTGACCCATCGCTGGTCAACCAG GCCTACTGGCGCTCCTGTGCCGCCCTGCTAGGCCAGGTGCTCGAGACCGCCTTCAAGGATGACTTTGTTGTGGAGCTGCTCTCCACGCCGGAGGTGCCAG tCACTTCAGGAGCCTTCTGCTGTGATGTGGTGCTCGACGCTCAGCTAGACTCATGGACTCCCTCCgag GAGTCGTTGCGCTCTCTGACCCGACGTGCCCAGCAGCTGATCCACCAGGACCTGGCCTGGGAGCCTCTGGAGGTGGCGCCCCCTGTGGCCCTGGAGGTCTTCTCACACAGCAG gtgtaaacaggaagaGGTGGAACAGAAGGCAGCACAGAGCCCCAAAGGCACAGTGATGCTCCACAG ATGCGGTGACCATGTGTTGTTGAGCGGGGGCCCCCTGGTGGCCAGGACGGGCCTGTGCTCCCAGTACGAGGTGACGGCCCTCCACAGCCTGGGACAGGGGCCCTGGGGCCTGCACCGCCGCGCTCAGggcctctccctgcctctgcagctacag gcTCATCACACAGTGTGGAGGAAACTGaggcagagggcagagaaaccG GTTGAGGTGCCGAGAGCCGATGAAGCGACTCCACCCTCTCCCGCTGACTCAGCTCCTCCCCCAGCCGCCCAGTAA